The Pseudomonadota bacterium genomic interval GGCGGAGGACGCGGTCCGCGCGTCGGGTGCCGCCTGGACCATCCTCGAGTGTGCGTTCTTCATGCAGAACTTCAGCGAGGGCCTGCTCGCGCCCCAGGGCGGCGCCATCGTTTTCCCCGCCGGCCACGTCCGCGAGCCCTTCATCGATTGCGACGACATCGCCGATGTCGCCGTTGCCGCGCTCACCGACGACGTCCACGCCGGCCGGACCTACGACCTGACCGGCCCCCGGCTCATCACCTTCGGGGAGGCAACAGCCGAACTCGCCCGCGCCGCCGGCCGTCCGCTCCGCTACGTGCCGGTGACCTTCGAGCAATACGCGCGCGGACTCGCCGAGCACTACCCACTGCCGGTGGTCGAATTCTTCATCGACCTGTTCCGCTTCCTCCTCGACGGTCACAACGCCAACGTCACCGGCGACGTCGAGCTTGTCCTCGGCCGTCGAGCGCGCGACTTCCGCGACTTCGTTCAGACCGCAGCCGAAGTGCTCCGATGACGTCGATCAGAGGCTCGGGAACGTCGGTGATCGGATCGAGCTGCGGACGTGTTTGACACCGCACTTCGCACGGCTACGCTTGGACGAGTCCGCTGCGCCCGCGCGGGGGTCTCAACAGCGTCGCTGCCTATGGCTGCCCGCACACTTGGGACGGCGAAGGGCAAATCAATGCTCTATCGGCGATGACCAGCACCGCCGCTAGCCCCTTCCAGTCCGCCAGTTGCTCCGGGACCAGTGCCTGCAACTGCTCCTTCGAGGTCACACCAACGCTGGAGTCGGAGAACGGCGCTTGGTCCGCTACCGGCGGAAAGTTATCGCTCGGCATGCCGCCGGATACTGCCAATGTCCTCAGCTACTGCGTACAGGGTGACGTCCTGCGCTTGCAGACCATGCTGGAGATGACGCCGGGCATGGGCATGACCATGACGATCCCCCCGACCCTCGTGCTCAGCAGGAACTAGTAACCGCTTAGTAACCGCTTGCCAGGGGTTATGATGGATTCCCGCTGGCTCTTACGGCCGTAGGGAGCAGACATGACCTTGGGCTCGAGTATGCGCATTGGCCTCGTTACGTTCGTATTCGGCAGTTTGGCGCTTTCGTGCGCGGACCGCGGCTCCCCTGCCCTCGGGCCGCCCGATCCTGGTAGGGCCGGCGCCGGCGCAAGCGGTCCTGGCGCCGT includes:
- a CDS encoding NmrA family transcriptional regulator; translated protein: MKNNKRQTTVIVGGKGKTGRRVAERLRAADLPFRAVSPSAEVRFDWDDEATWGPALAGAGALYVTYHPDLAVPGAAEHVRRLCAVAAGGGVEKIVLLAGRGEPQVHAAEDAVRASGAAWTILECAFFMQNFSEGLLAPQGGAIVFPAGHVREPFIDCDDIADVAVAALTDDVHAGRTYDLTGPRLITFGEATAELARAAGRPLRYVPVTFEQYARGLAEHYPLPVVEFFIDLFRFLLDGHNANVTGDVELVLGRRARDFRDFVQTAAEVLR